A stretch of the Odontesthes bonariensis isolate fOdoBon6 chromosome 5, fOdoBon6.hap1, whole genome shotgun sequence genome encodes the following:
- the eny2 gene encoding transcription and mRNA export factor ENY2, whose protein sequence is MNKESRLKATINQKLTELGERERLKELLRAKLTECGWKDQMKADCKEVIKEKGLEHVTVEDLVVEITPKGRASVPDSVKKELLQRIRAFLAQHAT, encoded by the exons ATGAATAAAGAGTCCAGACTGAAAGCAACAATAAACCAGAAGCTGACAGAGttgggggagagagagag ACTGAAAGAGTTACTGAGAGCTAAGCTCACCGAGTGCGGATGGAAAGACCAAATGAAGGCTGACTGCAAAG AGGTCATCAAAGAAAAGGGGTTGGAGCATGTAACCGTGGAGGACCTCGTTGTGGAGATCACTCCCAAAGGACGAG catcgGTGCCAGACAGCGTCAAGAAAGAGCTTCTACAGAGAATAAGAGCTTTCTTGGCTCAGCACGCCACATAA